The proteins below are encoded in one region of Metabacillus dongyingensis:
- a CDS encoding glycerophosphodiester phosphodiesterase yields the protein MTKIFGHRGAAGTCPENTMPSFKAAIESGADGIELDVHLSKDGVPVVIHDESVDRTTNGKGFVKDLTFSQLKNLDASYLFPEYSGKAFIPSLEEVLAWSSSSDFLLNIELKNDRIPYQELEEKVIQQIFTYKLQNRVILSSFNHESLMLCHRISSELETAALLSERLFEPWNYAKTLSARAIHPVHYAADPHVIFHSQANGIQVRPFTVNDEQTMQFLFKAECAGFFTDYPEKALSLKKK from the coding sequence TTGACCAAAATATTTGGACACCGCGGTGCTGCAGGTACCTGTCCTGAGAATACGATGCCTTCTTTTAAGGCAGCGATTGAATCAGGTGCAGATGGAATTGAATTAGATGTTCACCTCTCGAAGGACGGAGTTCCAGTTGTCATTCATGATGAATCGGTTGACCGTACTACAAATGGCAAAGGTTTTGTAAAAGACTTAACCTTTTCGCAGCTTAAAAACCTGGATGCAAGCTATCTTTTTCCTGAGTACTCCGGAAAAGCATTTATCCCATCCCTTGAAGAAGTGCTGGCATGGAGCAGTTCTTCAGATTTTCTTCTGAATATTGAACTTAAAAATGACCGGATTCCATATCAGGAGCTTGAAGAAAAGGTGATACAGCAGATTTTCACTTACAAACTGCAAAATCGAGTCATTCTCTCATCTTTTAACCATGAAAGCCTGATGCTGTGTCATAGAATCTCAAGTGAACTGGAAACAGCAGCTCTTTTAAGCGAAAGGCTGTTTGAACCATGGAATTATGCTAAGACACTCTCAGCAAGAGCGATCCATCCTGTTCATTATGCCGCTGACCCGCATGTCATCTTCCATTCTCAGGCTAACGGTATTCAAGTTCGTCCTTTTACTGTCAACGATGAGCAGACAATGCAATTCCTTTTTAAAGCAGAGTGTGCAGGATTTTTCACGGATTATCCCGAAAAAGCTTTATCGTTAAAAAAGAAATAA
- a CDS encoding YycC family protein has translation MRPLPISAETAIKLAEELNVPIEQIMHMPQHILLAKLAEMQNKKDNKE, from the coding sequence ATGAGACCACTACCAATATCAGCTGAAACAGCGATAAAGCTTGCTGAGGAACTAAACGTGCCGATTGAACAAATCATGCATATGCCTCAGCATATCCTTCTTGCTAAGCTCGCTGAAATGCAGAATAAGAAAGACAATAAAGAGTAA
- a CDS encoding cell wall hydrolase: protein MPRVSYRNSDVDLMARMMRAEAEGEGKQGMLYVGNVIVNRLKANCLDFKNLRSIPQVIFHVQGGNYSFEAVQKGNVFYNRARTVEKRLAKQNLDYWRQHPGKYALWYFNPYAPCPPTWYDQPFAGQFKQHCYYEPKPGTCDTVYSG, encoded by the coding sequence ATGCCAAGAGTAAGTTACCGAAATTCAGACGTTGATTTAATGGCAAGGATGATGAGAGCAGAAGCCGAAGGTGAAGGAAAACAAGGAATGTTATATGTAGGCAATGTAATTGTTAATCGTCTTAAAGCAAATTGTTTAGACTTTAAAAATTTAAGATCAATTCCACAAGTCATTTTTCATGTACAAGGAGGAAATTATTCTTTTGAAGCTGTTCAAAAAGGTAATGTATTTTATAATAGAGCGAGAACTGTTGAAAAAAGATTAGCAAAACAGAATTTGGATTATTGGAGACAGCACCCAGGGAAATATGCTCTTTGGTATTTTAATCCATATGCTCCATGCCCTCCAACATGGTACGATCAACCTTTTGCGGGTCAATTTAAACAACATTGTTATTATGAACCTAAACCTGGAACATGTGATACTGTTTATAGCGGTTAG
- a CDS encoding YjcZ family sporulation protein, with protein MFGYGGFGGGYGGRCCGGYGGGYGGGYGGGFALIVVLFILLIIIGASFIGRY; from the coding sequence ATGTTTGGCTATGGTGGTTTTGGCGGCGGTTACGGCGGTCGTTGCTGTGGTGGTTACGGCGGTGGCTACGGCGGTGGCTACGGTGGTGGCTTCGCACTAATTGTTGTCCTGTTTATTTTACTAATCATTATTGGTGCTAGCTTTATTGGTCGATATTAA
- a CDS encoding multicopper oxidase domain-containing protein, whose amino-acid sequence MNKKIRWSFYFVFTSSLGPGYVWHCHILEHAGIEMMRSV is encoded by the coding sequence ATGAACAAAAAAATTCGTTGGTCTTTTTATTTTGTCTTTACCTCCAGCCTTGGTCCTGGATATGTATGGCATTGCCATATACTTGAACATGCGGGTATTGAAATGATGAGATCCGTTTAA
- the spo0A gene encoding sporulation transcription factor Spo0A, with translation MKNIKVCVVDDNRELVGLLDEFISSQEDMEVLGIAYNGQECLNMLKDKDPDVLVLDIIMPHLDGLAVLEKVREMEKSKQPNVIMLTAFGQEDVTKKAVDLGASYFILKPFDMENLVNHIRQVSGKSAAPILSRSNSSLRSQSENKGRNLDANITSIIHEIGVPAHIKGYLYLREAISMVYNDIELLGSITKVLYPDIAKKYNTTASRVERAIRHAIEVAWSRGNIESISSLFGYTVSMSKAKPTNSEFIAMVADKLRLEHKAS, from the coding sequence TTGAAGAATATAAAAGTGTGTGTCGTTGACGATAATCGCGAGTTAGTGGGGCTTTTGGATGAATTTATTTCAAGTCAGGAAGACATGGAAGTGCTTGGCATTGCATATAACGGACAAGAGTGTCTGAATATGTTAAAGGATAAAGACCCTGATGTGCTTGTTTTGGATATTATCATGCCTCATCTGGACGGACTTGCTGTTTTAGAAAAAGTGAGGGAGATGGAAAAATCCAAACAGCCTAACGTCATCATGCTGACTGCCTTTGGACAGGAAGATGTTACAAAGAAAGCAGTTGACCTTGGTGCCTCATATTTCATTTTAAAACCTTTTGATATGGAAAACCTGGTCAATCATATTCGACAAGTCAGCGGTAAATCAGCAGCACCGATTCTTTCAAGATCGAACTCCTCTCTCAGATCCCAGTCAGAAAATAAAGGAAGAAACCTTGATGCAAACATTACAAGCATTATTCACGAAATAGGCGTTCCTGCTCACATTAAAGGCTATTTATATTTAAGAGAGGCCATTTCAATGGTTTATAATGATATCGAACTGCTCGGTTCTATAACGAAAGTACTATACCCTGATATCGCCAAAAAATATAATACGACAGCAAGCCGTGTCGAGCGTGCAATCCGTCATGCGATTGAAGTAGCATGGAGCCGGGGGAATATTGAATCCATTTCCTCTTTATTCGGATATACAGTAAGCATGTCTAAAGCTAAACCAACTAATTCTGAATTCATCGCAATGGTCGCTGACAAATTGCGTTTAGAGCATAAAGCTTCTTGA
- the spoIVB gene encoding SpoIVB peptidase, with protein MSFDKIRKIIGCILLVSLMSLGFVKPVKEYIQLPNSLTVFENQQLSMETSLQAGANSGDSEHVFSIKTGAESLQIEGKQSGVGEIVFDLAGIPIKKVNVKVLEDFKIIPGGQSIGVKLNTLGVLVVGHHQIKTAEGKKSPGEIAGVQVGDIIKKINGSTVENMSDVTPFIQDAGKTGKPLDLVISRENKEIETKLVPLKDENERAYRIGLYIRDSAAGIGTMTFYDPNSKKYGALGHVISDMDTKKPIVVQDGQVVRSTVTSIEKGSNGNPGEKLARFSSDRQVIGNITRNSPFGIFGKLNEDMSNGLYDEPMPIALSNEVKEGPAHILTVVDQDKVEEFDVEIVSSTPQKFPAIKGMVIKITDPALLAKSGGIVQGMSGSPIIQNGKVIGAVTHVFVNDPTSGYGVHIEWMLSEAGIDIYHKDAKKAS; from the coding sequence TTGAGCTTTGATAAAATTAGAAAAATAATTGGTTGTATTCTCCTTGTTTCTTTAATGAGTTTAGGATTTGTAAAACCTGTTAAAGAATACATTCAATTGCCAAATTCTTTAACCGTATTTGAAAATCAGCAATTATCAATGGAAACATCTCTGCAGGCTGGTGCAAACTCCGGCGATTCAGAACATGTTTTTTCTATTAAAACTGGCGCTGAATCCCTTCAGATTGAAGGCAAGCAAAGCGGAGTTGGCGAAATAGTATTTGATTTAGCCGGTATTCCAATTAAAAAAGTGAATGTAAAAGTGCTTGAAGATTTTAAAATCATACCAGGCGGCCAATCAATCGGTGTAAAACTGAATACGCTTGGTGTTCTGGTTGTAGGTCATCATCAAATTAAAACAGCCGAAGGTAAAAAATCACCTGGCGAAATTGCAGGTGTCCAAGTCGGTGATATTATAAAAAAGATAAATGGCTCTACAGTCGAAAACATGAGTGATGTAACACCTTTTATTCAGGATGCAGGAAAAACAGGCAAGCCTTTGGATTTAGTCATATCAAGAGAAAATAAAGAAATTGAAACGAAATTAGTTCCTCTTAAAGATGAGAATGAACGTGCCTACCGAATTGGTTTATATATACGTGACTCTGCAGCCGGAATTGGGACCATGACATTTTATGATCCTAATTCAAAAAAATATGGGGCCCTGGGCCATGTGATTTCAGATATGGATACGAAAAAGCCGATAGTCGTTCAGGATGGCCAAGTTGTCAGATCTACGGTGACATCGATTGAAAAAGGAAGCAACGGAAATCCTGGTGAAAAGCTGGCAAGGTTTTCAAGCGACCGTCAAGTGATCGGCAATATTACGCGCAACAGCCCATTCGGAATATTTGGCAAGCTGAATGAGGACATGTCAAATGGTCTTTATGATGAGCCGATGCCAATCGCGTTATCGAACGAAGTAAAGGAAGGTCCGGCTCACATATTGACGGTAGTCGATCAGGACAAAGTGGAAGAATTTGATGTGGAAATTGTCAGTTCAACTCCTCAAAAGTTTCCTGCTATTAAAGGGATGGTTATAAAGATTACCGACCCGGCGCTTTTAGCGAAATCAGGCGGAATTGTTCAAGGGATGAGCGGTAGCCCGATTATTCAAAATGGAAAAGTGATAGGAGCCGTCACACATGTATTTGTAAATGACCCAACTTCAGGTTATGGCGTTCATATCGAATGGATGCTGAGTGAAGCGGGCATTGATATTTATCATAAAGATGCAAAAAAAGCGAGCTGA
- the recN gene encoding DNA repair protein RecN, translated as MLAELSIKNFAIIESLTVSFEKGLTVLTGETGAGKSIIIDAVHLLVGGRGSSEFVRYGEKRAELEGLFLLDDEKHPCIDRCNEFGIDTSDGMIVLRRDISSSGKSICRINGKLVTIGILREIGQMIIDIHGQHDNQELMNEENHWKLLDQFGSGKINHALASYREIYNTYAKLVKKIKQLSENEQEMAHRLDLIQFQLEEIEKADLKIKEDERLMEEKSQISNFEKIFESLQNSYNALHGEQRGLDYIGHSMSQLEEVSAINDSLKEMSETISNCYYMLEDLSFQIRNELDQLEFDPERLNEIETRLGEITHLKRKYGQDVEEILEYAAAIEEEIDTIQNRDSHLFKLKNELDSLVKDLIVEAKNVTAVRKKSAAELTKQIQRELKELYMEKTKFEVVFSVRQGSKDAPQIDGVPAKFGENGVDETEFYISTNPGEPLKPLSKIASGGELSRIMLAMKSIFSKHQGVTSIIFDEVDTGVSGRVAQAIAEKIYKVSVGSQVLCITHLPQVAAMADTHLFISKETVKGRTKTSVKPLLEEEKIKEVGRMIAGVEVTDLTKQHAKELLALADTVKSL; from the coding sequence GTGTTAGCGGAACTTTCAATAAAAAACTTTGCAATCATTGAATCATTGACTGTCTCCTTTGAGAAAGGGCTGACAGTACTAACTGGAGAAACCGGAGCAGGGAAATCCATTATCATTGATGCCGTCCATTTGCTTGTCGGCGGAAGAGGCTCATCTGAATTTGTTCGTTACGGGGAGAAACGTGCTGAATTAGAGGGTCTTTTTTTACTTGATGATGAAAAACATCCATGTATAGACAGATGCAATGAATTTGGAATCGACACGAGCGACGGCATGATTGTTTTAAGACGCGACATTTCATCCTCGGGAAAAAGCATTTGCCGTATTAACGGGAAGCTTGTAACCATTGGAATTCTCAGGGAAATCGGACAAATGATTATTGATATTCATGGACAGCATGACAATCAGGAGCTTATGAACGAAGAAAATCACTGGAAGCTTCTCGATCAGTTCGGTTCCGGAAAAATTAATCATGCTCTTGCTTCATACAGAGAAATTTACAATACATATGCTAAGCTCGTGAAAAAAATAAAACAGCTGTCTGAAAATGAACAGGAAATGGCCCACAGGCTTGACTTGATTCAATTTCAGCTTGAAGAAATAGAAAAGGCAGATTTGAAAATCAAGGAAGATGAGCGGCTTATGGAGGAAAAAAGCCAAATATCCAACTTTGAAAAAATATTTGAATCACTTCAAAACAGCTATAATGCCTTGCACGGCGAGCAAAGAGGGCTAGATTATATTGGACATTCCATGAGTCAATTAGAAGAGGTATCAGCTATTAATGACTCGCTGAAAGAAATGTCCGAAACCATTTCGAACTGCTATTACATGCTTGAGGATTTATCCTTTCAGATTCGAAATGAGCTCGATCAATTGGAATTTGATCCAGAGCGGTTGAATGAAATTGAAACAAGACTTGGCGAAATTACGCATCTCAAAAGAAAATACGGACAGGATGTAGAAGAAATCCTTGAATATGCAGCAGCAATTGAAGAGGAAATAGATACAATCCAAAACCGTGACAGTCATTTGTTCAAGCTGAAAAACGAGTTAGACAGCCTTGTGAAAGATCTTATCGTTGAAGCAAAGAACGTGACAGCCGTCCGGAAAAAAAGTGCTGCTGAGCTGACGAAGCAAATTCAGCGGGAGCTGAAAGAATTATATATGGAAAAAACAAAATTTGAAGTTGTTTTTAGTGTTAGGCAAGGCAGCAAGGATGCACCTCAAATTGATGGTGTCCCTGCGAAATTTGGTGAAAATGGTGTGGATGAAACGGAATTTTACATATCGACAAATCCTGGAGAACCATTAAAGCCGCTTTCTAAAATTGCTTCTGGCGGAGAGCTTTCAAGAATCATGCTTGCAATGAAAAGCATCTTTTCAAAGCATCAGGGTGTCACCTCAATTATTTTTGATGAAGTGGATACAGGTGTCAGCGGCCGTGTCGCCCAGGCGATTGCAGAAAAAATCTATAAAGTATCTGTCGGTTCGCAAGTGCTTTGTATTACACATCTTCCGCAAGTTGCGGCAATGGCCGATACACACCTTTTCATTTCAAAAGAAACAGTTAAAGGAAGAACCAAAACAAGCGTAAAACCTCTTTTAGAAGAGGAAAAAATAAAAGAAGTCGGCAGGATGATTGCCGGCGTTGAAGTAACGGATTTAACAAAACAGCATGCAAAAGAACTGCTGGCTCTTGCTGATACGGTCAAGAGCCTGTAA
- the ahrC gene encoding transcriptional regulator AhrC/ArgR: protein MNKGQRHIKIRELITHNEVETQDELVDMLKEAAFNVTQATVSRDIKELHLVKVPMLDGRYKYSLPADQRFNPLQKLKRALMDAFVKIDSAGHNIVMKTLPGNANAIGALIDNLDWNEILGTICGDDTILIICRSPEDTATISKRFLDML from the coding sequence ATGAATAAAGGTCAAAGACACATAAAAATCCGCGAGCTGATTACTCATAATGAAGTTGAAACTCAGGATGAGTTAGTGGACATGCTTAAGGAAGCTGCCTTCAACGTGACACAGGCCACTGTTTCAAGGGATATAAAAGAGCTTCATCTCGTTAAAGTGCCTATGCTTGACGGCAGATACAAATACAGCCTTCCGGCAGATCAGCGTTTTAATCCGCTGCAAAAGCTGAAGCGGGCTTTAATGGACGCCTTCGTAAAAATTGATTCAGCAGGGCATAACATTGTCATGAAAACATTGCCGGGCAACGCAAATGCCATAGGGGCGTTAATTGATAATCTTGATTGGAATGAGATTTTGGGCACAATTTGCGGAGATGATACGATTCTCATCATTTGCCGGTCGCCAGAGGATACTGCGACCATTTCTAAGCGTTTTCTAGATATGCTGTAA
- a CDS encoding TlyA family RNA methyltransferase encodes MGSKKERIDILLVERGLIETREKAKRAIMAGLVYANEERVEKPGEKVDPAMNLTIKGNILPYVSRGGLKLEKALKEFDLTVENKILLDIGSSTGGFTDCALQNGAKLSYALDVGYNQLAWKLRQDERVVVMERTNFRYSTPADFTEGLPEIASIDVSFISLTLILPALKKILIAGGDCIALVKPQFEAGRELVGKKGIVREPKTHRMVLEYITDFALKEGYDCCNLSFSPITGGDGNIEFLLHLRWNGSDESGTMRLPNTIDSVVENAHDELKSKKSEQE; translated from the coding sequence ATGGGTTCGAAAAAAGAAAGAATTGATATTCTCCTCGTTGAAAGAGGGCTGATTGAAACGAGAGAGAAAGCTAAGCGCGCCATTATGGCGGGGCTTGTTTATGCAAATGAAGAAAGAGTTGAAAAGCCGGGCGAGAAAGTGGATCCGGCCATGAATCTTACCATTAAGGGCAATATACTGCCTTATGTAAGCCGGGGCGGATTGAAGCTTGAAAAAGCATTAAAGGAATTTGATCTTACCGTAGAAAATAAAATTCTCCTTGATATTGGTTCTTCAACTGGCGGATTTACTGATTGTGCCCTGCAAAATGGGGCCAAGCTGTCATATGCCCTTGATGTTGGCTATAATCAGCTTGCGTGGAAACTTCGTCAGGATGAACGGGTTGTTGTGATGGAACGGACAAATTTCAGATATTCCACTCCTGCTGATTTTACGGAAGGACTGCCTGAAATAGCTTCCATAGATGTTTCGTTTATCTCTCTGACATTAATTTTGCCTGCACTTAAAAAAATTCTTATTGCCGGCGGTGACTGCATCGCTCTTGTTAAACCTCAGTTTGAAGCCGGAAGGGAACTGGTGGGCAAGAAAGGGATTGTCAGAGAACCAAAAACGCATAGGATGGTTTTGGAATATATTACTGATTTCGCGTTAAAAGAAGGATATGACTGCTGTAATCTGTCTTTTTCTCCCATAACAGGAGGAGACGGCAACATTGAATTCCTGCTGCATCTGCGCTGGAATGGGTCAGACGAGTCTGGGACAATGAGGCTGCCAAATACAATCGACAGTGTTGTGGAAAATGCCCATGATGAACTAAAGAGCAAAAAATCGGAACAGGAATAA
- the dxs gene encoding 1-deoxy-D-xylulose-5-phosphate synthase, translating into MDLLSIKDPSFLKKLSNNELEQLSAEIRKFLIEKLSVSGGHIGPNLGVVELTIALHKIFDSPNDKFLWDVGHQSYVHKILTGRACEFDTIRQYQGLCGFPKRNESEHDVWETGHSSTSLSAAMGMAIARDLKGTKDHIVPIIGDGALTGGMALEALNHIGHEQKDMIIILNDNEMSIAPNVGALHNVLGKLRTAGKYQWVKDELEYILKKIPAVGGKLAATAERVKDSLKYMLVSGIFFEELGITYLGPVDGHNYDDLFENLQYAKKTKGPVLLHVITKKGKGYQPAETDKIGTWHGTGPYKIETGDFVKGETAGPAWSSLVSETVRRMAREDDRIVAITPAMPVGSKLEGFASEFPDRMFDVGIAEQHATTVAAGLATQDMKPFLAIYSTFLQRAYDQVVHDICRQNLNVFIGIDRSGLVGADGETHQGVFDIAFMRHLPNMVIMMPKDENEGQHLVYTALKYNEGPIALRYPRGNGIGVKMDDELKEIPIGTWEVIREGTDAVILTFGTTIEMAMQAAESLAEKDISVRVVNARFIKPLDDAMLSQIFIEKLPVLTIEEAVLQGGFGSAVLEFAQEQGYSDAVIDRMGIPDRFIEHGSVSKLMNEIGLTAAHAEERILSISKAKEKRV; encoded by the coding sequence TTGGATCTGTTATCCATTAAAGACCCTTCATTCCTTAAAAAGCTATCAAATAATGAACTTGAGCAATTGAGTGCTGAAATCCGTAAATTTTTAATTGAGAAGCTCTCTGTCAGCGGCGGACATATCGGTCCTAACCTCGGTGTTGTGGAACTGACAATTGCTTTGCATAAAATATTTGACAGCCCAAATGATAAATTCCTGTGGGATGTCGGGCATCAATCGTATGTTCATAAAATATTGACTGGACGAGCATGCGAATTCGATACAATCAGACAATATCAGGGTCTGTGCGGATTTCCTAAACGCAACGAAAGTGAACACGATGTTTGGGAAACAGGACACAGTTCCACTTCTTTATCTGCAGCAATGGGCATGGCCATTGCAAGAGATTTAAAGGGAACGAAAGATCATATCGTGCCGATTATCGGGGATGGCGCCCTGACTGGAGGTATGGCTCTTGAAGCACTTAATCATATCGGACATGAACAAAAAGATATGATCATCATTTTAAATGATAATGAGATGTCAATCGCACCAAATGTCGGTGCTCTTCATAATGTGCTTGGAAAATTAAGAACTGCCGGCAAATATCAATGGGTAAAAGATGAGCTTGAATATATTCTTAAAAAAATCCCTGCAGTTGGCGGAAAGCTTGCAGCTACTGCCGAACGAGTAAAAGACAGCTTAAAATATATGCTTGTATCAGGCATCTTTTTCGAGGAGCTTGGAATTACATATCTTGGTCCTGTGGATGGACATAATTATGATGATCTTTTTGAAAATCTGCAGTATGCAAAGAAAACAAAAGGACCTGTACTTTTGCATGTCATTACAAAAAAAGGCAAGGGTTATCAGCCTGCAGAAACAGATAAAATTGGAACATGGCATGGAACTGGCCCATATAAGATTGAAACGGGAGATTTTGTAAAAGGTGAAACAGCGGGCCCTGCATGGAGCAGTCTTGTCAGTGAGACAGTTAGAAGAATGGCGCGTGAAGACGATCGTATCGTTGCAATTACACCAGCTATGCCTGTCGGTTCAAAGCTTGAAGGCTTTGCAAGCGAGTTTCCTGACCGAATGTTTGATGTAGGAATAGCAGAACAGCATGCAACAACTGTAGCTGCAGGCCTTGCAACTCAAGATATGAAACCGTTTCTGGCCATTTATTCAACCTTCCTTCAGCGTGCTTATGATCAGGTTGTTCATGATATTTGCCGTCAAAACCTGAATGTGTTCATAGGAATTGACCGATCGGGATTAGTTGGTGCTGATGGAGAGACGCATCAGGGTGTCTTTGATATCGCGTTCATGAGACATTTGCCGAACATGGTAATCATGATGCCAAAAGATGAAAATGAAGGGCAGCATTTAGTCTATACTGCGCTCAAATACAATGAAGGACCAATAGCGCTTCGTTATCCAAGAGGGAATGGAATTGGCGTGAAAATGGATGATGAGTTAAAAGAAATTCCTATTGGAACCTGGGAAGTAATCAGAGAGGGGACAGATGCTGTTATTCTGACATTCGGCACCACGATTGAAATGGCTATGCAGGCTGCAGAAAGCCTGGCGGAAAAAGACATTTCGGTCCGTGTTGTCAATGCAAGATTTATCAAACCTCTTGATGATGCCATGCTTTCACAGATCTTTATTGAAAAATTACCGGTGCTGACAATCGAAGAGGCTGTTCTGCAAGGCGGATTTGGAAGTGCAGTGCTTGAGTTTGCTCAAGAGCAAGGCTATTCAGATGCTGTTATAGACCGAATGGGCATTCCTGACCGTTTCATTGAGCATGGCAGTGTAAGTAAACTGATGAATGAAATAGGTTTAACAGCTGCTCACGCAGAGGAACGGATATTAAGCATATCAAAAGCGAAAGAGAAAAGGGTTTAG
- a CDS encoding polyprenyl synthetase family protein: protein MTLSLDNFLSSRKELIEGKLPLYVSGLKGPASIKEAMIYSLSAGGKRIRPALVLAVLNAFGKREEIGIPAACAVEMIHTYSLIHDDLPSMDDDDLRRGKPTNHKVYGEALAILSGDGLLTHSFGLIADQQDISAEKRLALISELVKASGIEGMVGGQVADMQGEAKNLQLSELEYIHEHKTAKLLAFSIIAGAILAEASNDEIAKLREFAYHIGIAFQIQDDILDIEGQQSKIGKPVGSDETNKKTTYPSLLTLPGAKQKLEDHISHAKAILANINIQSGLLEELCDLIASRDH, encoded by the coding sequence ATGACGCTGTCTCTAGATAATTTTCTTTCTTCCAGAAAAGAATTAATTGAGGGGAAATTGCCTTTATACGTCAGCGGCCTTAAAGGTCCTGCTTCTATTAAGGAAGCGATGATTTATTCACTGAGCGCCGGAGGCAAAAGGATTCGTCCAGCACTGGTATTAGCTGTGCTGAATGCTTTTGGAAAGCGTGAAGAGATTGGTATTCCTGCTGCTTGTGCAGTGGAGATGATTCATACATATTCCCTCATTCATGATGACCTTCCCTCAATGGATGATGATGATTTGAGAAGGGGAAAACCAACAAATCATAAAGTATACGGAGAAGCGCTCGCTATTCTTTCAGGAGACGGTCTGTTGACCCACAGTTTTGGTCTTATAGCTGATCAGCAGGACATCTCTGCAGAGAAACGCCTTGCATTGATCAGCGAATTAGTAAAAGCTTCTGGCATTGAAGGAATGGTCGGCGGTCAGGTGGCAGACATGCAGGGGGAAGCAAAAAACCTGCAGCTTTCAGAATTAGAGTATATTCATGAACATAAAACGGCAAAACTATTGGCTTTCAGCATTATCGCAGGAGCAATCTTAGCTGAAGCATCCAATGATGAAATCGCAAAGCTGCGTGAGTTTGCCTATCACATTGGAATTGCTTTTCAAATTCAGGATGATATTTTAGACATTGAAGGCCAGCAATCTAAAATAGGAAAACCTGTCGGATCGGATGAAACAAATAAAAAAACAACCTATCCATCCCTGCTGACTTTACCAGGTGCAAAACAGAAACTTGAAGATCACATCAGCCATGCTAAAGCCATTTTGGCAAATATAAATATCCAATCGGGGTTACTTGAAGAATTATGCGATTTAATTGCTTCAAGAGATCATTAA
- a CDS encoding exodeoxyribonuclease VII small subunit encodes MSEKKEATFEQAMEELEQIVEKLEEGDVPLEKAIAYFQDGMKLSKLCHDKLQTVEKQMDQILREDGELAPFDLQEEE; translated from the coding sequence ATGAGTGAAAAAAAAGAAGCTACTTTTGAACAAGCAATGGAAGAGCTTGAACAAATAGTTGAAAAGCTTGAAGAGGGCGATGTGCCTTTAGAGAAAGCAATTGCTTATTTTCAAGACGGGATGAAGCTTTCAAAACTTTGCCATGATAAGCTGCAGACGGTTGAAAAGCAAATGGATCAGATTCTCCGCGAGGACGGAGAGCTTGCTCCTTTTGATCTGCAGGAGGAAGAGTAA